The Gigantopelta aegis isolate Gae_Host chromosome 3, Gae_host_genome, whole genome shotgun sequence genome segment TGCTCCACTCCACGTTTTCGGGTGTGGGGATGGGGTAATGGAGATGTGAATGTATTGAATACATGCATTGCTTTTAAAGAGACATCaccgagtttactgcattgtaatatgtttctgaCTTATAAAATgtgtctacgattaaatttacatattaaatatgttttcttgtttagaatatcagtataatcaatatgtttttggtcgtgttaatatttgtaagaagctcaaactggatttttttttttcaaataatttcgtacgtacgaaacaaaatattttaggaaataaaatggaatttaacttagtacaaatattagaaagacgtttaatatacagccactaatatttgatgcagaaaaatatatttgatatagtagataatatcttaaaaattgcagcaaactcgggaatgtccctttaacactatagtgcgttcttttGCGGCCATCTTGCCTCACGTTATGACTTTCAGTGGAAGGtggaagaaaacaaatatgtaaaagGGTCCTTTTTGTTTAACTGTAGACTTTATATCACTGTTTGTTACTACCCTAACAATTTATTAGGCTAGATAAGTTCTGCCACTGCTGCAGTTCGTGGTAGATGGCATTACAGTGGATATGGAAATCAAGCTACTGGCATGAAACAACTACaaccaaaaaaaactaaaacattctcAGATACTATAATGGATTGCCTTTAAGTTAAGTGAATCATTGTATTCTAATTGTTCCCTTTATATTAACTGTATATGTGTAAATTAAGTTCTGAGGGTCCTGATTAAAGTGACTGGGGAGCTGACAAGCAGTCTGTTAGAAGCACTGTATTCTGTTTCTTTCCTGAAGCTCTGTCGCGGCAATCAAGGCTTGCAATTCTGCTCTGTGGTTAGCTCACCAACTGGAATGGATAGGGAGGCCGACGAGTCATCTGGATTACCTTTAACTTAAATCAACCATTGCATTCTAATTGATCCCTTTATATTAACTGTATATGTGTAAATTGAATTAATCCTTAATCTATTACGATTACATTCGGATGGGCTTTTTGGGTCAaatgacttttttttcacaacaatttgttcacatttgttatcattTTAATTCCAGGACTATCTGCCTTCAAAgccacccaccccaccacccttGGTCGACCAACGACCACGGCGGAGTGTAGATTCTTACAATATAAGACGCACGGTTGTTATTCCTATCAGTGTTTCGAAGGGCGTTGGCAACCATTTGAGCTGATGGCCAGTGTGGAATGCTGCAAGAAATACAATAACCCCATTCCGCTGTGCTACCAACTCCATCCTGGTACTTTTTCTTGATTGACTGtgtaatacacatgtagtttataACACTAATTTTAGGAAAATGTCAGTATAGTAACTTCGAGTATAAACATTAGCCGTAGAAAAGAAAGATAAACAACTCGTTTGGCTTTGTATTggaacaaccggcctcggtggcgtcgtggtagccatcggtctacaggctggtaggcattgagttcggatctcagtcgaggcatgggatttttaatccagataccgactccaaaccccgagtgagtgctccgcaaggctcaatgggtaggtgtaaaccacttgcaccgaccagtgatccataactggttcaacaaaggccatggtttgtgctatcctgcctgtgggaagcgcaaataaaagatcccttgctgctaatcggaaagagtagcccatgtagtggcgacagcgggtttcctctcaaaatctgtgtggtccttaaccataagtctgacgccatataaccgtaaataaaatgtgttgagtgcgtcgttaaataaaacatttctttcttctttttttgtattggAACATTAACGTAGTAACCATTGGTGAGTGGAACATAATAGACAATGACAAtaattggttttaaaaaatatttggcatGAGAGTCTTTGTGTGTTTAGTTTAATTTCCCTTTATTTTTCTATCCATTGGTTCTTGAGGtgattgtttatttaatgttaattatttgTCTATTTCTTTACATTTCAGAACTCCGGACAACACCTCCAAGTTGGATTGGTTAAACATACTTGAATACATATTATAAGGACATGTATTAAATATGCTAAAGAGAACcgtataatagtaataataaaaaacatttattgtatatatttgtatgcattatcattattaagCAAATTTCAGTATTTACTATAGAATCTAAGAAATTTCATATTTTCAATGGGTTTCATGGGGAGAAGTTATGTGTGGGAGAttaatttctcacaaactgGGAAGAAATCTCGATTTTGCTGTCGAATAGTCATGTAGATCCAGCATTTTCAGACACTATAGGATATGTTTTGTTCATCTCTGTTCTCCCACGTGTTATTTTGGACATCACTGCTGGTATCACGGCTTCCTCAGAGACCCGAAGCACAGACCCAGAGACTCCATGCATGGGTCGAGGCAGCAGTGGATGCACAGACCGTACAGCCTCTTGAGAATGCCGCAGTTGAGCTCGAGGACCTTGAAGCAAGGCGTGATGTACCACACGTGGTAGAAGGCAATCAGAGAGAACTGGCAGCCCCACTCGGCCGCGATGCAGATCCCACACAGCAAGGTGCTGATCGTGTAGCACGCGTTCTTCCAGCAGTTGAAGCACTTGTAGGAGTTGGTCCAAACACAGTCCATGCTGTGGACGCCATCAGGCTCCGCCAAGACCTCATCAAACTGGACCTGGAAGagatgatataataataataataataataataataataatacctgcTCTAAAACAAAATCGTAGTATGTAACACaagaatctgaacgacaaaaccgtaatacttGATCAGGAtaatgcagagtcaaatgggcatttggcaaaatcgTGGTTGATTCCATCAAAGTCCATCTAGTGCCATGTCTATAGAATGCCAGCCACTCCCGATGAGATTCTTTCCTGGCATTTTCGTCCCTCTTGTGCCGCCAAAAAGAGGACGGCCAttctcagactagtttactaaatcaaacctagcactggacagagctcattagaataggTAGCGCTGTgttgacatgcactcatgaatcactgtcacaacagtgatgataccaGGTGTTTGCGAAAtctgagcatatcctgccctacCGGTGGCACCCGCCATGAAttctgccaccacagctgttaAAGGAGACTCCATCTTTAACTTCGTTTGGTGGACAccgtaataaatatatgtatagttACCATTATATGTAGACATGCATATTATGGTGTTGGAATAGGTTAATTGATGTATAAAACACTTTTTGCAACATATCAAATTTGTTGCGAGTATCAAATGTTCCATGTTGCAACTTAAACCACTACTAAAGGTGCATTTTAAATTACGCGACTATGAGATGTGTGACAGTTATGGCCACACTTGATCTGGAGGGCTAGGGGAGAAATCCTCTACTGCCATTTCGTCTTCGCATTACCGAGTAGCAACAATGATCTTTTATACTCAATGTTCCACAGATAAGACGCCATATGCCTTGGCTTATGATATAGCAGTCgttgagcactggttgggacggggaaaagcGGGGTTCGATCTTACAACCCAAATGCTCCTCGAGTTAACGCTCTGTTACCGATCCGCATTACTCCTCACAACATTGGAATATCATCAAATGAAGAAAGgcgaaaatgttttatttaacgacgcactcaacacattttatttacggttatatggcgtcagacatatggttagggaccacacagatattgagagaggaaacccgctgtctccacttcatgggctactctttttcgattagcagcaagggatcttttatatacaggaaagtatataccacagcctttgtttcaccagttatggagtactgactggaacgagaaatagcccaatgggtccatcgacggcggtcgatcttagaccgaccgcgcatcaagcgaatgctttatcactgggctacgtcccacccctatcaTCAAATATCGTCTTTACAACAGCATACAACACACTTCGACACATCGGTGATCAGTAAATATAATTCGGTAtgatcgaatgaatgaatgaatgaatgaatgaatgaatgaatgaatggttaacgacaccccagcacgaaaaatacatcggctatagggtgtcaaactatggtaatgcaaacaaataaggtgatgatcaacatcaatatagaaattcaagatttaagtaaaaacagtgtaaagaactgtgcaaaaaatacaaaaatctgagacttttactcaaaatttcaatttgtgctgtattggccattcttaaagagaatgttacacccctgcacccggtgaggttacagcaggCGCAGGGGAGATTGACCACGATTGACCACGAAGGATGTATCGTCCTGATGAGTGGCAATCCTCTTATATATTGACAATGAATTGTGTATCGTTCTGatgagtggcagtcatcctatatAGTGACCATGTGAAGGATGTATAGTTCTGTTGAGTGGTAGTTCATTTATCTAATACAGCGGTGTTTCGTCGTAGTTATCACGATTTTGTTGAAACATCTCTCTATTTTGTACAGATATTAATTGTGATTATGGtactggggagggggggggtatggATATTTTAGGGTTAAAACTTTTTGAAAGTGTGTGAATATACGTTTACCAAACTCTTATTCGAAAAACATTTGTGAAAGCCATCATTACATAATCGcgttatattaaagttaaagtttgctttgtttaacgacaccactagagcatattggtttattaatcatcggctattgaatgtcaaacgtttggtaatttttacattatagtctcagagaggaaacccactacatttttccattagtagcaagggatattttatatgcaccgtcccacagaatagtacggactttgatataccagttgtggtgcactggctgaaataaaaaaatagcccCAATGGATCCACTAACGAGGATtaatcctagacagaccgcgcatcaggcgaacgctttaccattggggtACGTctcccctcaccccaccccacccccgtgtTATATTAATGACCCAATGTGAAAATATCTTCAAGACTGAGGAAAGCAAAAATATAGATAACTAGATATCTAATCTTGGTTCCAATTAGTGATAGATGTATCATACGGTCTACGATTTAATAAAGATGTAGTTGAATTTGTGTTTAAGTTCAAAATAGCAGAAATAATAGGCCTACCTTTAAAATTAGAATTTAACAGATAAGTTCAAATTTGTGTTCTCTACTTACTTTAATATGCTGGTTAATTCCGTttggatctctatctagtaaACTTATTTCAGCCATTGTGTACGATATAGACCACTTGGCTATTCTTGTGTGCACCGCTATTGATCCAAAATTGTTCCGAAATGTCTAAAACCACTGTACCGCTATAACTTATGTCTAGTTATTTGTGACGTGTTGTAATGGTGTGTACATTTGGCGTTAAAATATACGTACAAATTATTAGCTAATTATTACCTGGATATTGTTCACTATACTTGATCAAGCTAATAACGTATAGGTAGATAATGGTACCGGATGCTAGAAATGTATTTATGTGATTTAGAAATTTGAACATTACGTTCTGAATCAATTTGCAATAAATTAAGtgttcctttttttcttcttcttcttttttcagttgttggttctctcttttttttcttgcgttgtgtgtgttattgttttgttttctgtttgtttgtttgtttgtttgtttttatggtttgttttgtttgtttgtttattttttgtttgtttttgttttttgttttgtatatgtgGCCGTTTTTaaatgctaataaaatattatttccagaaatatgtgctctagtcgtgtcgttaaacaaaacaaacttcttaactgtattttatatttctcttgctattgagttttgtttttgttgggtgtttgaccggcctcggtggcgtcgtggcaggccatcggtctacaggttggtaggtactgggttcggatcccagtcgaggcatgagatttttaatccagatactgactccaaaccctgagtgagtgctccgcaaggctcaatgggtaggtgtaaaccacttgcaccgaccagtgatccataactggttcaacaaaggccatggtttgtgctatcctgtctgtgggaagcgcaaataaaagatcccttgctgctaatcggaagagtagcccatgtagtggcgacagcgggtttcctctcaaaatctgtgtggtccttaaccatatgtatgacgccatataaccgtaaataaaatgtgttgagtgcgtcgttaaataaaacatttctttctttctttcttgggtgtttcgttgttgttgttgttattgttgttgttgttatcttGTTATTTTGATTTGTGGATTTGTATAAATATTCAGTAATTTTATCATCAGAATTTTACaccacaaacaataataatgttaatttcatAATACTAGTTCTTGCGATACGTAAGGCAGGGAAATAACTCGTCGAGCCTTGAAATATTTAATCGTTTAGCGCAAGGGAGGTAACTTTAAGTTTAATCATCTACAAACTACTGGTATCTAGCTttattatgttaaataaataaataaataaataaataaataactgaataaaatatGTGATTGATGTGAATTTTGACCAAATGATattcaataaatacataattatttcgTATAGAAATGATCATTGTTATTGAAATAAGTTAGAAAAATCTTCGCACGCTTGTGACTAATATTTCCATTTCTGACATATGACAGTATATACAGAGGCGTACATGctctcatttttgtagggggggggggggggggcaggctggatTTTGcttgaattaaacgaaaatacccgaatctggataacaacatttattcatatagccaaacagctatatatatggTGTTACAAACGAATCGCTACGAGTTTTTACGTGGATAACAATTAATTTTGCAGGTAGAATGATtgaaataaattgtaaaattatcttaggttagcatattttgcaGGTTATATAAGACTATATCAACAATGTGTCTTGTTTTTCGTTGGCTACCTCGTATATCACCGTTCAACTGTTATCAGATTACAATGGGCAATGGACAACTAGTTTTACGTGctctagggtttcgaacacgcctctCATGAGTAAAGTATCTGATATGATCAGGGGTCTGATTCAGGACAGGAGGTAGTTATTTAAtccaaacaagaaaaagaaaaaggggtGCTtttaggccgtggtatgtgctatcctgtctgtgggatggttcttataaaagatcacatgctactaatgataaaatgtagagggtttcctctctaatacagtgataaaattaccaaatatttgagatccaatagccgatgattaatgaatcaatgtgctgtagtggtgtcgttacacaaaacaaactttttttggtgattgtcgggcacttgtcgttttgagacggcccttggaagacggaatggctgagcgggcgatcatgtgacgcaacgtcacgatataggtcggcgaacttagaattctgctgtccggagtttgccgaagcttagctgaatgtgggtgctgtcgggtttctttttgtagtgtgtgt includes the following:
- the LOC121390660 gene encoding caveolin-1-like, with the translated sequence MDCVWTNSYKCFNCWKNACYTISTLLCGICIAAEWGCQFSLIAFYHVWYITPCFKVLELNCGILKRLYGLCIHCCLDPCMESLGLCFGSLRKP